One genomic segment of Cellulophaga sp. HaHaR_3_176 includes these proteins:
- a CDS encoding DUF3806 domain-containing protein, with protein sequence MQSTLRNLTTLEFDVLERHLDLGYSICKKYVSDFDGTFTAKLLTEVFGLWLADTTAYIADNDIENFNSVSLEKPNAKMIEFALGSAYGEVLNTAFDTQWKHIADEYGEEICIRHENPEYTTFPYSIVQKRIGSQETVFFEPIMATMKYAISKK encoded by the coding sequence ATGCAATCTACTCTTAGAAATTTAACAACTTTAGAATTTGATGTCTTGGAGCGTCATTTAGATTTAGGATATTCAATTTGTAAAAAATATGTGTCAGATTTTGACGGCACATTTACGGCTAAATTATTGACTGAAGTTTTTGGTCTTTGGTTGGCAGATACAACAGCATATATTGCAGACAATGATATTGAAAATTTTAATTCTGTAAGTTTAGAAAAACCAAATGCAAAAATGATTGAATTTGCTTTAGGTAGTGCTTATGGCGAAGTATTAAATACTGCATTTGACACCCAATGGAAACATATTGCGGATGAATATGGTGAAGAGATTTGTATACGCCATGAAAACCCAGAATACACAACCTTTCCGTATAGTATTGTACAAAAAAGAATTGGTTCTCAAGAAACCGTATTTTTTGAACCTATTATGGCAACTATGAAATATGCTATCTCTAAAAAATAA
- a CDS encoding LytTR family DNA-binding domain-containing protein encodes MIKTVLIEDEYNALNTLSKLLQYTQKEVDIVAKIGTVNDAILFLKNNSVDLVFLDIELIGGNAFSILDALDKVSFKIIFTTAYTDFAIKAIRAEAIDYLLKPIDSDELTKAVDRFKTSFQKDEAYKSLLTKTVNNDMRETKKTLLIKTTQEQHVLVIDDIIRCQSDGSYTTFYTADKKIMSARNLKYYESMLNDTAFIRVHQSHLINSNYIDTLALNSIILKDGEKVPVSSRKKSIIKQFLSKL; translated from the coding sequence ATGATAAAAACAGTACTAATAGAAGATGAATATAATGCATTAAATACCTTATCCAAATTATTACAGTATACGCAAAAAGAAGTGGATATTGTAGCAAAAATAGGTACGGTTAACGATGCTATCTTATTTTTAAAAAACAATAGTGTAGATCTTGTATTCTTAGATATAGAACTTATTGGTGGTAATGCATTTTCTATTTTAGATGCCTTAGATAAGGTATCTTTTAAAATAATATTTACTACGGCATATACAGATTTTGCTATAAAAGCAATTCGTGCAGAAGCTATAGATTACCTATTAAAACCTATAGATTCTGATGAATTAACGAAGGCTGTAGATCGTTTTAAAACTTCCTTTCAGAAAGATGAAGCATATAAATCTTTACTTACCAAAACGGTAAATAATGATATGCGTGAGACTAAAAAAACCTTGCTGATTAAAACTACACAAGAACAACACGTTTTAGTTATTGATGATATTATCAGATGCCAATCTGATGGAAGTTATACCACATTTTATACAGCTGATAAAAAAATCATGAGTGCTCGAAACTTAAAATATTATGAAAGCATGTTAAACGATACTGCATTTATCCGCGTGCACCAATCACACCTCATCAACAGTAATTATATTGATACTCTGGCGCTTAATTCTATAATTTTAAAAGACGGCGAAAAAGTTCCCGTATCCTCAAGAAAAAAAAGCATTATAAAGCAGTTTTTGTCTAAATTGTAA
- a CDS encoding histidine kinase, with amino-acid sequence MNYSFLFKLIFYPLIVLVFFSCSQSEKVTKEFTVALNVIDSLTQQDGLKAIGLLDSIQLKFSKITPEQEALLYFKKGELYYINNLYSEAIAEHKNASALFIEQQDVFNNTRCLITLSAANLRLENIEKAQEYALEALHNSEKLNDKRLLAKANNQLFQLHYALEDYPKAMQFILEANHIFSDQKDTVSIISLNNNIAALHLKQKQFNKALATYQESLKLGQNIKSPQMIVKILNNIGYTYIEAEKYELAIQFLKGAIQVNKNISAVNAAPHKGLGYVYFLQNDILNSQESYKEALRIYKKDKNIPEQIQILDKLITLAIKSEDSAKALKYQIVRDQLQIEHQIKEKERLLHFATIKYKAKKKEVDLAYQKQLNKKNNWLYGVLIVVLLLLLILIATYFYASKLKAANKASALEQRVLRAQMNPHFIFNTLAAIQNITLDRDPLKASNYISKFSKLIRQNFDYVRKEEISLEQEISMLENYIETQQLRFNHSFSYHLILEDDAALKNLKVPPMLLQPFLENAIEYGLKDRKSGGTLKLQILKEGNALCFIITDNGIGRSLQAKKLENPTELHATAIFIERLKLRKKTEEKTFKIEDLYDLDGHAIGTKVSFKIYYT; translated from the coding sequence ATGAACTATTCTTTTTTATTTAAACTTATTTTTTACCCATTAATAGTTCTGGTATTTTTCAGTTGTTCTCAATCAGAAAAAGTAACAAAAGAATTTACAGTGGCCTTAAATGTCATAGACAGTCTTACCCAACAAGACGGGCTAAAAGCTATAGGTTTATTAGATAGTATACAGCTAAAATTCTCTAAAATCACACCAGAACAAGAGGCCCTACTCTACTTCAAAAAAGGAGAATTGTATTATATAAATAACCTATACTCAGAAGCTATCGCTGAACATAAAAATGCTTCAGCTTTATTTATAGAACAACAAGATGTTTTTAATAACACTAGATGTCTAATTACGTTGAGTGCTGCAAACCTCAGACTAGAAAATATAGAAAAAGCACAGGAATATGCTTTAGAAGCTTTACATAATTCAGAAAAATTAAATGACAAAAGGTTACTTGCAAAAGCAAATAATCAATTATTTCAACTCCATTATGCTTTAGAAGATTACCCTAAAGCAATGCAATTTATACTAGAGGCAAATCACATTTTTTCTGATCAAAAAGATACAGTATCCATTATCTCTTTAAATAATAATATCGCGGCATTACATTTAAAGCAAAAGCAATTCAATAAAGCTTTAGCGACTTATCAAGAATCTTTAAAATTAGGGCAAAATATTAAGTCGCCTCAGATGATTGTAAAGATTTTAAATAATATAGGATACACCTATATAGAAGCCGAAAAATATGAGCTTGCTATTCAATTTTTAAAAGGTGCAATTCAAGTAAATAAAAACATTAGCGCTGTTAATGCAGCCCCTCATAAAGGCTTAGGTTATGTTTATTTTTTACAGAATGACATCCTAAATTCTCAAGAAAGTTATAAAGAAGCATTACGTATTTATAAAAAGGACAAAAACATACCTGAGCAAATACAAATACTAGATAAATTAATCACATTAGCTATAAAATCTGAAGATTCTGCAAAGGCTCTTAAGTACCAAATAGTACGAGATCAATTACAAATAGAACATCAAATAAAAGAAAAAGAAAGGTTATTACATTTTGCAACGATAAAATATAAGGCAAAAAAGAAAGAAGTAGATTTAGCATATCAAAAGCAACTTAATAAAAAGAATAATTGGCTTTATGGGGTTTTAATCGTTGTTTTACTACTACTACTTATATTAATAGCGACCTACTTTTATGCTTCTAAACTAAAAGCTGCAAACAAGGCATCAGCACTAGAACAACGTGTTTTAAGAGCACAAATGAACCCTCATTTTATATTCAATACCCTAGCCGCAATACAAAATATAACCTTAGATAGAGATCCTTTAAAAGCATCAAATTATATTTCTAAATTCTCTAAATTAATACGTCAAAATTTTGATTACGTTCGAAAAGAAGAGATTTCATTAGAGCAAGAAATAAGTATGCTTGAGAATTATATTGAAACTCAACAATTACGTTTTAATCATTCATTCTCATACCATTTAATTCTTGAAGATGATGCTGCGCTTAAAAACCTAAAGGTTCCTCCTATGCTTTTACAACCTTTTTTAGAAAATGCTATCGAATATGGTTTGAAAGATAGAAAATCTGGAGGTACTTTAAAATTACAAATTTTAAAAGAAGGCAATGCACTTTGCTTCATAATTACAGATAATGGTATTGGCAGATCATTACAAGCTAAAAAACTAGAAAACCCAACCGAATTACATGCTACAGCTATTTTTATAGAGCGATTAAAACTGCGTAAGAAAACTGAAGAAAAGACGTTTAAAATAGAAGATTTATACGATTTAGATGGCCATGCTATTGGAACGAAAGTGTCTTTTAAAATTTATTATACATGA
- a CDS encoding DUF2314 domain-containing protein, with protein sequence MDQNEENKPSVIYKEQNEKMNAANVRAQESFKYFWRELYWESRRIIPAHDFAMIKLAFTQQFTEDETPKVEHMWVNNLNFDGEHITGELVNEPHQLTNIEKGDIVSRKVNEISDWMISIEEKTYGGFTIHTMRATMGEEERERHDQAWGLNFGDFNDVLLVHQQKENPGNLIEHPMCKIMGSNVRAYINKNPDEITIQDENGLSLLHKEAIAGNAEIVKILLDLGADKELKSKSNKTALTYAKEMNWQPIIEILK encoded by the coding sequence ATGGATCAAAACGAAGAAAATAAGCCGTCTGTTATTTATAAAGAACAGAATGAAAAAATGAATGCAGCAAACGTGAGAGCTCAAGAGAGTTTTAAGTATTTCTGGAGAGAATTGTATTGGGAGTCTAGAAGAATCATACCTGCTCATGATTTTGCTATGATTAAATTAGCCTTTACACAGCAATTTACAGAGGACGAAACTCCTAAAGTAGAACACATGTGGGTTAATAATCTAAATTTTGATGGTGAACATATAACTGGTGAATTGGTAAATGAACCACACCAACTGACCAATATAGAAAAAGGAGATATAGTAAGCAGAAAAGTTAATGAAATAAGTGACTGGATGATTTCTATTGAAGAAAAAACGTATGGTGGTTTTACTATTCACACCATGCGTGCAACAATGGGTGAAGAAGAAAGAGAACGTCATGATCAAGCATGGGGGTTAAATTTTGGGGATTTTAATGACGTTCTTCTTGTTCATCAACAAAAAGAAAATCCTGGTAATTTAATAGAGCATCCTATGTGTAAAATTATGGGAAGCAATGTTCGTGCTTATATCAATAAAAATCCTGATGAAATAACAATTCAAGATGAGAACGGACTTAGCTTATTACATAAAGAAGCTATTGCTGGAAATGCTGAAATAGTTAAAATTTTATTAGATTTAGGAGCCGATAAGGAACTAAAATCTAAAAGCAACAAAACGGCATTAACCTATGCTAAAGAAATGAATTGGCAACCTATTATTGAAATTTTAAAATAA
- a CDS encoding DUF6882 domain-containing protein encodes MSEDKDRTPELTNFKTINKTEWNSLESLFEAHAGLSFEKQLIFGDFIGSNAWQLDLGKGSILFGDLELPIQVIGSLSFNNSSWMWGWANTQSGIPENLLIQSKQLKALGEQKDIKELIEGHFNVDEGFEHKIGMLACGQFSSKSYYCANYGQGTLVITIDDDRIPEIEMDKIEKVLTCFPQLIGGITVHHENAFLNYLIDRDFKIHHTEHKIEGLKNKKILSAEFDASNRLISLNGKI; translated from the coding sequence ATGTCAGAAGATAAAGATAGAACTCCAGAACTCACTAATTTTAAGACCATCAATAAAACTGAATGGAATAGCTTAGAATCTCTTTTTGAAGCACATGCAGGTTTATCTTTTGAAAAACAATTAATTTTTGGTGACTTTATTGGTTCTAATGCATGGCAATTAGATTTAGGAAAAGGAAGTATCTTATTTGGAGACTTAGAACTACCTATTCAAGTAATTGGTTCTTTATCTTTTAATAACAGTTCTTGGATGTGGGGCTGGGCAAATACGCAAAGTGGTATTCCTGAAAACTTATTAATACAATCTAAACAGCTTAAAGCACTAGGAGAACAAAAAGATATTAAAGAACTCATTGAAGGCCATTTTAATGTTGATGAAGGTTTTGAACACAAAATAGGAATGTTAGCATGTGGCCAATTTTCATCTAAAAGTTATTACTGCGCTAATTACGGTCAAGGAACTCTTGTGATTACCATAGATGATGACAGAATACCTGAAATTGAGATGGATAAGATTGAAAAAGTATTAACCTGTTTTCCTCAACTAATCGGAGGAATAACTGTACACCATGAAAATGCTTTTCTAAATTATTTAATAGATCGTGATTTTAAAATACACCATACAGAACATAAGATAGAAGGCCTTAAAAACAAGAAAATTTTAAGTGCAGAATTTGATGCTTCAAACAGGTTAATATCATTAAATGGAAAAATTTAA
- a CDS encoding type IX secretion system membrane protein PorP/SprF, translated as MKLFQLNIKLLLLILVIPVYAVFAQQPPQYTQYMYNTMVLNSGYTGTSSKIEALLLHRSQWIGIDGAPENQSFSIHGKLKDKIGIGLSATNDNLGASNTIEVNGNFAYEIRTGYYTKLSLGVNAGVNILNVDYSKGIYADGMDPLFQENLSSTRPVLGVGAFFYSTKWYAGLSTQNLLNSEIYNDDEMVSNRKSQYYIMGGYVFDLSETLKFKPAVLAKHVAGAPLTVDISGNFLINEKLSLGLAYRYDDAVSALAGINLSSKFFVGYAYDYSLTDLNNYNDGSHEIILRYNVFDNNKRALSPRFF; from the coding sequence ATGAAGTTATTTCAATTAAATATAAAATTGTTATTACTAATTCTAGTAATACCAGTATATGCAGTTTTTGCCCAGCAACCACCACAGTATACGCAGTACATGTACAATACTATGGTTTTAAACTCAGGTTACACCGGTACGAGTTCTAAAATAGAAGCTCTTTTATTACACCGTTCTCAATGGATAGGAATAGATGGAGCTCCAGAAAACCAATCTTTTTCAATACATGGAAAATTAAAAGATAAAATAGGAATAGGTTTAAGTGCAACCAATGATAATTTAGGAGCGTCAAATACTATTGAAGTTAACGGAAATTTTGCTTACGAAATAAGAACAGGATATTATACAAAACTTTCGTTAGGTGTTAATGCAGGTGTGAATATCTTAAATGTAGACTATTCAAAAGGTATCTATGCTGATGGTATGGATCCTTTGTTTCAAGAAAATTTAAGTTCAACACGTCCGGTTCTTGGTGTAGGTGCATTCTTTTATAGCACTAAATGGTATGCTGGTTTGTCTACCCAAAACTTGTTAAACTCAGAAATATATAATGATGATGAGATGGTATCAAACAGAAAAAGTCAATATTATATAATGGGAGGTTATGTTTTTGATCTTTCAGAAACTTTAAAGTTTAAGCCAGCCGTTTTGGCAAAGCATGTTGCAGGGGCACCTTTAACGGTTGATATTTCTGGTAACTTCTTAATCAACGAAAAATTAAGTTTAGGTCTTGCATATAGATATGACGATGCCGTAAGTGCGTTAGCTGGTATAAACTTATCAAGCAAATTCTTTGTAGGCTATGCGTACGATTATTCGCTTACTGATTTAAATAACTATAACGACGGATCTCACGAAATTATACTTAGGTATAATGTATTTGATAACAATAAGAGAGCATTATCTCCAAGATTCTTTTAA
- a CDS encoding OmpA family protein, whose amino-acid sequence MKNIILIFILFSSTIILSQSKEERADDNFKEFKFDAAIKLYEDLAADKKKPSLHIIQNLADSYFNINDYHNAKKWYSRLYTIQGKNIEEGNLIKLVQCLKVDLETEEADKLLKEFYTKPEKLKMILAQKAYLDSISKEKPKYKIENLTFNSKKSDFAPYLYTNGLVFTSARDTAKSNKIYPWNKQPYLDLYITNPNQKDYVPEKFLENLESDFHDATIALSWDTKTVYFTRNFIKKNKLTANSDGLSNMQILKGTIVDNELTNITSLSFNSEDYSCGHPAITADGNYMYFTSNMPGGYGATDIYRVELNSSGDVGKEPVNLGPTINTRGREMFPHVVDDVLYFSSDGHYGLGGLDVFASAILQESEFSLPLNRGEPINSNMDDFSYIREVASNNGYIASNRAGGVGDDDIYYYEGIKPTDCLEYSGNVFDKKTGVQLRDATVEIYDSEEGLILVTKTDMEGYYNFILPCNKTNKLVFSKNDYSKQSVTVTTDENPKEPSANNKVYLTPLESLIVKDNGVEKIKVEPIYFDYDKYNITTRAELELEKVLFVLTEFPDIKIKIESHTDSRGKDSYNLKLSDNRAKSTRDYLISKGISEYRIESANGYGESQLRNECSNGVRCSEQKHLVNRRSDFIIVSK is encoded by the coding sequence ATGAAAAACATTATTCTAATATTTATTCTTTTTTCTTCTACTATTATATTATCTCAAAGTAAAGAAGAAAGAGCAGACGACAATTTTAAAGAGTTTAAATTTGATGCCGCTATAAAATTATATGAAGATTTAGCTGCAGATAAAAAAAAACCATCATTACATATAATACAGAACTTAGCAGATAGTTATTTTAATATAAACGATTACCACAATGCTAAAAAATGGTATAGTAGGTTATATACAATACAAGGCAAAAATATAGAAGAGGGTAACTTAATAAAATTAGTGCAATGCCTTAAAGTAGATTTAGAAACAGAAGAGGCTGATAAGTTACTGAAAGAGTTTTATACAAAGCCTGAAAAGCTAAAAATGATATTAGCTCAAAAAGCATATTTAGATAGTATTTCTAAAGAAAAACCGAAATATAAAATTGAAAATTTAACTTTTAATAGCAAAAAGTCAGATTTTGCTCCGTATTTATATACTAATGGATTAGTTTTTACTTCGGCAAGAGATACAGCTAAATCAAACAAAATTTACCCTTGGAATAAGCAACCTTATTTAGATTTGTATATCACAAACCCGAATCAAAAAGATTATGTTCCAGAAAAATTCCTTGAAAATTTAGAGTCAGATTTTCATGATGCAACAATTGCACTTTCTTGGGATACTAAAACAGTTTATTTTACGCGTAATTTTATTAAAAAAAACAAACTCACAGCAAATTCTGACGGTCTTTCTAATATGCAAATATTAAAAGGTACCATAGTCGATAATGAATTAACAAACATAACGTCATTAAGTTTTAATAGTGAAGATTATTCTTGCGGACATCCTGCTATAACTGCAGATGGTAATTATATGTATTTTACTTCTAATATGCCTGGTGGTTATGGGGCAACTGATATTTATCGTGTAGAGTTAAATTCATCTGGAGATGTAGGTAAAGAACCTGTTAATCTAGGCCCGACTATAAATACTAGAGGTCGTGAAATGTTCCCTCATGTGGTAGATGATGTTTTGTATTTTTCCTCAGATGGTCATTATGGCTTAGGTGGACTAGATGTGTTTGCTTCGGCAATTTTACAAGAATCAGAATTTTCATTACCGTTAAATAGAGGAGAACCAATTAATAGTAATATGGATGATTTCTCATATATAAGAGAAGTTGCTTCTAATAACGGTTATATAGCCTCGAACAGAGCAGGTGGTGTAGGTGATGATGATATTTACTATTATGAAGGTATTAAGCCAACAGACTGTTTAGAGTATTCTGGTAATGTTTTTGATAAAAAAACGGGTGTTCAGTTGCGTGATGCTACGGTAGAAATATACGATTCTGAAGAAGGTTTAATTTTAGTTACAAAAACAGATATGGAAGGGTATTATAATTTTATCCTACCTTGTAATAAAACAAACAAGCTTGTTTTTTCTAAGAATGATTATTCCAAACAATCAGTTACAGTTACTACTGATGAAAACCCTAAAGAACCATCAGCTAATAATAAAGTGTATTTAACACCTTTAGAAAGTTTGATTGTAAAAGATAATGGTGTAGAAAAAATTAAAGTAGAACCTATCTATTTTGATTATGATAAATACAATATTACAACTAGGGCAGAATTAGAATTAGAAAAAGTATTATTTGTTTTAACAGAATTCCCAGATATTAAAATAAAAATAGAATCACATACAGATTCTCGAGGGAAAGATAGTTACAATTTAAAATTATCTGATAATAGAGCAAAATCTACTAGAGACTACTTAATATCAAAAGGCATTTCAGAATATAGAATTGAAAGTGCTAATGGGTATGGAGAAAGTCAATTAAGAAATGAATGTAGTAATGGTGTTAGATGTTCAGAGCAAAAGCATTTGGTAAATAGGAGATCCGATTTTATCATCGTTTCAAAATAA